From Leptodactylus fuscus isolate aLepFus1 chromosome 11, aLepFus1.hap2, whole genome shotgun sequence, one genomic window encodes:
- the LOC142184170 gene encoding calcium/manganese antiporter SLC30A10-like, with translation MEGGTTDTRKKQRLEEGEKVVTMVSHALLFAVSFAVFLAQIILSRLSDSLLTLADSAHTLSLIIALCPSLILTHLPSLPPHAKARLPTLFSLLSPLFLSSLCLSLTLGSLGHLVHPHHSHRPALIFVAGVLGLLFNVIYMAVTGSFQGLCLAGQRQYRPRWYLVLRMLCSLAPSSLLLASSLLLHLLSHPAVHYLDPALSLVSITIMVASVYSDIVQNGCVLLQAVPPSASLQSLKQDLDSLCGHNGHHELHVWALAPDHGVASLHVHCSGVEEYKTILGQAKILCKRHGIRELTIQPEFGSPGMCSLACGSACARHVCCSSPHTISNDLVLANVCT, from the exons ATGGAGGGGGGCACCACAGACACAAGAAAGAAGCAGAGACTGGAAGAAGGCGAGAAAG TTGTCACCATGGTGTCTCACGCTCTTCTCTTTGCAGTCTCATTTGCTGTCTTCCTAGCACAGATCATACTAAGCCGACTGTCTGATTCGCTCCTCACCCTGGCAGACTCCGCTCACACCCTCTCGCTTATCATTGCTCTTTGCCCCAGTCTCATCCTAACCCACTTACCCTCCTTACCCCCACATGCCAAGGCCCGGCTCCCCACTCTCTTCTCGCTACTCTCCCCGCTTTTTCTTTCTTCCCTTTGTCTGTCTCTCACCCTAGGGTCACTCGGACATCTTGTGCATCCGCACCACTCTCACCGCCCCGCTCTCATCTTTGtggctggagtcctgggtctgCTGTTCAATGTCATTTATATGGCTGTGACTGGATCCTTCCAAG GTCTGTGTCTGGCAGGACAGCGGCAGTATCGGCCCCGGTGGTATCTGGTCCTGCGCATGCTCTGTTCCCTTGCTCCTTCATCGCTCCTCCTCGCCAGCAGCTTGCTTCTTCACCTACTCAGTCACCCGGCCGTGCACTACCTCGACCCTGCGCTCTCCTTGGTTTCTATAACTATCATGGTTGCCTCGGTCTACTCAGACATCGTTCAAAATGGCTGCGTCCTCCTCCAAGCTGTGCCACCTTCTGCTAGTCTCCAGAGCCTAAAACAGGACCTAGACTCACTCTGCGGCCATAACGGACATCATGAACTTCACGTATGGGCTCTAGCCCCAGATCATGGTGTGGCATCACTCCATGTTCACTGTTCTGGGGTGGAGGAATACAAGACCATCTTAGGCCAGGCTAAAATTCTATGTAAGCGCCACGGTATAAGAGAGTTGACCATACAACCAGAATTCGGAAGCCCTGGAATGTGCTCTTTGGCTTGTGGTTCGGCTTGTGCCCGCCATGTCTGCTGTAGCTCTCCGCATACTATAAGTAATGACTTAGTCTTGGCCAACGTCTGTACCTGA